The genomic DNA GGATGAAACCGGGCAGAACGGCGGTGACCGTAACCGGGCTGCCTCTGAGTTCCCCGGCGAGCGCCTCGGTGAAGACCAGAGTCGACGCCTTCGAAGCGGCGTACTGTCCCATTGTCGTCACCGCCGCCAGCGAGGAGACATTGATGATGCCTCCGCGACCGCGGGCCCGCATGCGCCGAGCCGCCGCCAGCGACAGCTCCCTCACCGCCCCGGCGAGCACCCGATCGAGCGCATCGAGCTCGGCAGCGTCGGTATCCAGCAACGTCCCTGGCAGACCGAAGCCGGCGTTGTTGATGAGCACGTCGATCGGCTGCGTTTCGATGATCTCGTTGACCGCGTCGATACCGTCACGGGTCGACAGGTCGGCCACGGCCGCCTCGGCGTGGATGTTCTGCGTGGTTCGCAGCTGCGCAGCCAAGCTCTCCAACCGGGCCTCATCCCGGGCGACGAGGACGAGGTCGTAGCCCTCGGCGGCCAGGGTGCGGGCATAGCCGCGTCCCAGCCCGGAGCTCGCTCCGGTGATGAGGGCACGCGGCCGCGGACTCATACCGCGCCTTGACCTCGGCGGACGGTCAGGGACTGCACGGCCGTGCCGATGGGACCGTCGACATCGCTGAGCACGCTCGTCGTCTGCCCCAGGCCGGTCGGCCCGAAGGCAACCTTCGTGTCGAAGCCGACCCAGCCGGCCCCGGGCACGCGGGTGAGGTGGATGGAGAGGTCGACGTTCGGGAAGAAGGTCGTCTTCGGATCCTCGCGAACGGCCAGGCCATTGGCGGTATCGACGAACTTGACGAAGGCCGCGGTCGGCGGGTCGATCTCGCCGTCGACGAGAGGATAGGGACTGCGCACCCAGGACTGTGCGCGGCCCGGATGAGCGTCCGCTCCTTGACGCCCCTCGAGCGACGCGATGAAGCCACCACCCCAGCGGCCGGTGAACGGGACCTCGGGCACTTCGGACACGGGCGGCATCGGCGACCATTCGTCGCCGGCGACTGCCTCGGTGTCGGAGGCCTGCAGCCGCCACACTCGAGCGGTCACGCTGGTGCGCTCCCCGTGGCGCATATGCGCTTCGACGAGTTCGATGGTGCGGCCGGGACGGACGACGTTGACGTCGATGGTGAACTCACCGGAGTGGATGACGCCGAGGACGTCGAAGGTCACCCGGGAGATGAGCTTGTCGCTGGGCAGTCTACGTTCGATCTCGGCGAGCACCATCCCCGAGGCGGGCGCGAGATGCTGCTCGCCGGGCTGCCATGCGCCCTGGCTGTGCAGCGTCGAGACGAGGCGGTCCTCGGACAGCCGCACATAGTAGGAATCCGGGTAGGCGGCACCGTCGTGGCCGAGGTGTTCATTGGGAGCTTCAGGCATGGTCCCGATTCTATCGAGCCGCCCCGCCTCCAGTTGGCGCAGGGGCGGTGCGCGCACCCTCCCGTGCGGCTCCGGCAGATCCTCGCCGAGGCGGCCCACCCTAAGCCGTCGACACCGCGCTTTCACCTCCGGCGCGGACGGCTTAGGGTGGGAGGGTGAGAATCGCTACGTGGAATGTGAACTCGATCCGTGCCCGCCACGACCGCATCGGGGCCTGGCTGGATCGTTCGGATGTCGATGTCCTGGCCATCCAGGAACTCAAGTGCAAGGACTCGCAGTTCCCCGAGGAGCTGTTCACCGAGCGCGGCTACGAGGTCAGCTATCACGGCCTCAACCAGTGGAACGGCGTGGCCATCGCCTCGCGAGTGGGACTGTCCGACACCGAGATCGGGTTCAAGGACATCCCTGCCTTCGGCTCGGAAGAACCCGTCGTCGAAGCCCGGGCACTGTCGGTGACCTGCAACGATGTTCGCATCTACTCGCTTTATGTGCCCAACGGCCGCGAACTCGATCACCCGCACTACGGCTACAAGTTGGAGTGGTACAAGGCGCTGACGGCCGATATCGCCGCTCAGCTGAGCGCCGAACCGGAGAAGAAACTCGTCCTCTGCGGTGACTTCAACGTCGCTCCACTCGACGAGGACGTCTGGGACATGGCCGAGTTCGACGGCGCCACCCACGTCTCAAATGCCGAACGCGCCGCTTTCGACGATCTGCTCGGAGCCGGCCTGACCGAGGTCACTCGACAGTTCACGCCCGGACCCGGCGTCTACACCTTCTGGGACTACCAGAAGCTGCGCTTCCCGAAGAAGCAGGGCATGCGCATCGACTTCCAGCTCGCCTCGCAGGCATTGGCGAAGACCGCGACCGCCGGTGAGATCGACCGTGAGGAACGCAAGGGCAAGGGCGCGTCCGACCACGCTCCCGTCATCGTCGACTACGACGTCTGAGCCTTCCCGCCTCGGTGATTTCGGACTGCCGTCTCACCTTTCGGCACCCCGGCGCAACTTCAACGTCGAAGCCATAGACATCTCCCCTCTCTTCTGGTGAAGTTGAATCAGGAGCTAGGAAGGTGACGAGGATGTCAGCAACTGTCCGCGAATTGGTCGACGAAGCCTACGACCGGCGTGAGTCCACCTGGAGAGCCGCCCTCGAGACGGTCAACGACTGGGTCGAGTCCGTCCGTGCTCCATCCGCACTGCTCTCCGGGGATCGAGTGCGCGTCGTCGACGGTCGGATCAAGGATCGGCTGCGCACGGGCGAGAAGCTGCGCCGCAAGCTCGCCGATGCCAACGATGAGATCCACGAATCCGTCGAGGTCGAGAACCAGGTCATCGATGTCGTCGGTGCCCGCGTCGTCTGCCGCACCGAACGCGAACAGTCGGCCCTGTGGGAACTGCTCACCGCGGTGGGTGACGATACGAACCTCTCCGTTGCCGAGGTGCGCGACTATTCCGCGACCCCGAAACCTTCTGGGTACCGTGGCCGCCACCTCATCGTCGAGGTTCCCTTCGATTCCGAGCCTTCCGTCCTCGTCGAACTCCAGCTGCGCACGATCATGCAGGACGCGTGGTGCGTGCTCGCCGAGGAGCACCTGTTCAAGCCCGGTCAGGCCCTGAAATCCGATGCTCAGCAGGAGCGGCTGTCGGTGATCCTCGCAGGGCTGATGGCGCAGGCCGATTCCGTTGCCGGCTATATCGCCGATGATGTCGGCGCGTATCTGGGCATGGGCAATTCCGCCCCTCCCCGAGCCTTCGCCGAGGCGGACGAGCCGACCGATCCGGCCATCGAGGTCACCATCCGCGAACTCAACCACTCCTATGTCCTCGCTGCAGACGAGGTAGGCCGCCACGGCATCATCCGCCTGGAGACTCTCGGGCTGACTCCCGACAGCCCGGAGCGCTCCGCCTTCCCCCATCCGGGCGACAAGCTGCAAGTGCGCATGGACGAGTCGAACAACACCCGCTACTTCATTCCCGTCGGCCACGACGGCTGACCGGCGGCGCAGCGGCCCGGCCTTTCTGCGCTCGGTCGCGGTCGACGCACCTGAGTCCGCCGCCACAGGCACGCCTGCGGACCCGACAGCCCAGCAACCGCCGCACCGACTAGACTTGCGTCCCATGGGAAAGAAGTCGAAGCGCTCCAAGGAAGAACTCATCGCCAAACGCCTCGCCAGGGCGCAGGCCACGGCATTCGTCGCACGTCCGTTCGCGGACCTGCCGTTCGAAGCCGACCTCATCTGCCTGCGTGAGCTCGTGCCCGCGGCCACCGCGACCGCGAAGCTCACCGAGGAATACGGCGGCCACGAGGTGACCATCACGTCCCTGCTGCCCGCCGCTTGGCAGGCCTGGCGTCGCGACGACGGTGAGATCCTGGCCGGAATGCAGGTGCCCGTGTCCTCGACCGACGCCTCCCGCGACGTCGCCCGCGGCCTGCTGGCCGCCGTCGACGCCGAGCCCGGCACCTCCGTCGAGGCGACGACCGAACCAGGTGAGGGCCCGCGTCTGCAGGACATCCTCGACACCTCTCACCCGTTCGACGTCCGCGTACTCGAGAACTTCGACTACTGGGCCCTGCCCGAAGCCGAGTCCGATGCCGACGTCGCCGCCGCCCTCCAGCAGGCCAACGACTCCGTGGCTCCGACCGAGAAGCTCGCCTCCGTCGACTCCGCCTATTGGACCGAGATGTCCGGCCGCACCTACGTCCGCTGGGCCCGCCCCGAAGGTGAGGACCGCGTCGTCGATGCGATGGCCCGCCTGCAGGCCGAGAACGCCAACGACCTCGGCGGAATCGGCACCTTCCTCGGCTACTTCCGCGCCCACGGCATCATCGTTCCCGTCTGGGAACTCGAGTTCGGCACCCAGGTCGACGACGTCGAAGAGCCCATCGCCGCGTTCGGCAAGCGCCTCGACGAAGCGCTGAACACGACCGAGCCGATGAGCACCGAGGCCCGCCGCGTCCGCTCGGGCATCGTGTCCCGCCAGCTGACCATCCACTGAT from Brevibacterium sp. JSBI002 includes the following:
- a CDS encoding SDR family NAD(P)-dependent oxidoreductase, with the translated sequence MSPRPRALITGASSGLGRGYARTLAAEGYDLVLVARDEARLESLAAQLRTTQNIHAEAAVADLSTRDGIDAVNEIIETQPIDVLINNAGFGLPGTLLDTDAAELDALDRVLAGAVRELSLAAARRMRARGRGGIINVSSLAAVTTMGQYAASKASTLVFTEALAGELRGSPVTVTAVLPGFIRTEFHSRLGVERPGPGLIWLSVDQVVRESLRDARAGKVVSVPGWGYRLAALVAPVVPRPLMRWGSTGFSFARTRGM
- a CDS encoding exodeoxyribonuclease III, with amino-acid sequence MRIATWNVNSIRARHDRIGAWLDRSDVDVLAIQELKCKDSQFPEELFTERGYEVSYHGLNQWNGVAIASRVGLSDTEIGFKDIPAFGSEEPVVEARALSVTCNDVRIYSLYVPNGRELDHPHYGYKLEWYKALTADIAAQLSAEPEKKLVLCGDFNVAPLDEDVWDMAEFDGATHVSNAERAAFDDLLGAGLTEVTRQFTPGPGVYTFWDYQKLRFPKKQGMRIDFQLASQALAKTATAGEIDREERKGKGASDHAPVIVDYDV
- a CDS encoding GTP pyrophosphokinase family protein, whose product is MSATVRELVDEAYDRRESTWRAALETVNDWVESVRAPSALLSGDRVRVVDGRIKDRLRTGEKLRRKLADANDEIHESVEVENQVIDVVGARVVCRTEREQSALWELLTAVGDDTNLSVAEVRDYSATPKPSGYRGRHLIVEVPFDSEPSVLVELQLRTIMQDAWCVLAEEHLFKPGQALKSDAQQERLSVILAGLMAQADSVAGYIADDVGAYLGMGNSAPPRAFAEADEPTDPAIEVTIRELNHSYVLAADEVGRHGIIRLETLGLTPDSPERSAFPHPGDKLQVRMDESNNTRYFIPVGHDG
- a CDS encoding DUF5926 family protein encodes the protein MGKKSKRSKEELIAKRLARAQATAFVARPFADLPFEADLICLRELVPAATATAKLTEEYGGHEVTITSLLPAAWQAWRRDDGEILAGMQVPVSSTDASRDVARGLLAAVDAEPGTSVEATTEPGEGPRLQDILDTSHPFDVRVLENFDYWALPEAESDADVAAALQQANDSVAPTEKLASVDSAYWTEMSGRTYVRWARPEGEDRVVDAMARLQAENANDLGGIGTFLGYFRAHGIIVPVWELEFGTQVDDVEEPIAAFGKRLDEALNTTEPMSTEARRVRSGIVSRQLTIH
- a CDS encoding thioesterase family protein; this translates as MPEAPNEHLGHDGAAYPDSYYVRLSEDRLVSTLHSQGAWQPGEQHLAPASGMVLAEIERRLPSDKLISRVTFDVLGVIHSGEFTIDVNVVRPGRTIELVEAHMRHGERTSVTARVWRLQASDTEAVAGDEWSPMPPVSEVPEVPFTGRWGGGFIASLEGRQGADAHPGRAQSWVRSPYPLVDGEIDPPTAAFVKFVDTANGLAVREDPKTTFFPNVDLSIHLTRVPGAGWVGFDTKVAFGPTGLGQTTSVLSDVDGPIGTAVQSLTVRRGQGAV